Proteins encoded together in one Corvus hawaiiensis isolate bCorHaw1 chromosome 15, bCorHaw1.pri.cur, whole genome shotgun sequence window:
- the SKP1 gene encoding S-phase kinase-associated protein 1 — protein MPSIKLQSSDGEIFEVDVEIAKQSVTIKTMLEDLGMDDEGDDDPVPLPNVNAAILKKVIQWCTHHKDDPPPPEDDENKEKRTDDIPVWDQEFLKVDQGTLFELILAANYLDIKGLLDVTCKTVANMIKGKTPEEIRKTFNIKNDFTEEEEAQVRKENQWCEEK, from the exons ATGCCTTCAATTAAACTGCAGAGTTCAGATGGAGAAATCTTTGAAGTTGATGTGGAAATTGCGAAACAGTCTGTGACTATAAAGACTATGCTTGAAG ATTTGGGAATGGATGATGAAGGTGATGATGACCCAGTCCCTCTTCCAAATGTTAATGCAGCCATCTTAAAAAAG GTGATTCAGTGGTGCACCCATCACAAGGATGATCCACCTCCTCCTGAGGATGAtgagaacaaagaaaagagaacagatGACATCCCTGTGTGGGATCAAGAGTTTCTGAAAGTAGACCAAGGAACACTTTTTGAACTTATCCTG GCTGCAAATTACTTGGACATCAAAGGTTTGCTGGATGTCACATGCAAGACAGTGGCAAACATGATCAAGGGGAAAACTCCAGAAGAAATTCGCAAGACATTCAATATTAAGAATGACTTCactgaagaggaagaagcacAG GTACGTAAAGAGAACCAGTGGTGTGAAGAGAAATGA